Within the Cystobacter fuscus DSM 2262 genome, the region CCATCGCGCGAAGGACTTGCGCGGGTGCAGCCGGGGCCCGTCCGGGTCGAGTTCCACCGGCTTGCGGGGATCTCCGCCCCACGTCACCGTCTGGATGACCTCCGGACGGAACCACAAGGCATAGTGGCTCTGGTTCCTGGAGACGCGGATGGCGAGCAGCCCACTGGCCATGTCCTTGTACCGCTCGGCCGCGGGGAACAGCCGCGACAGCGCATCGGTGTGGAACACGGGCAGGCGGACATTCGTGTCGAGCCACCGTGCCAGGGCCCACAGCTCGTCCTCGCTCGGCGTCCGCCCCAGGCGCGAGCACTCCCCCCCGAAGCAGAGGGCCGCGCCCGAGGACTCGAACAACTCGGCCAGGTTCGGCTGATGCCGCAGAAGCCCGTCGCGGAAGTCCTGTGCCGCCGCCATCTGCCCGGTGAGCTGATCCGTGAGCCACCGCAGGCGCATCCGTTGGCGAGCGAGCTCCGCCTCCTCGTGGAGGGAGATCTGCAGGGAGAGGACCTGGCCCACCAGCTCGCACGCCACCCGGAGGTCATGGGGGACGTGCCTGGGCCCCTGGTGGTTGCCACAGGAGATGAGCCCCCAGAGCTGGTTGGCGCGGATGAGCGAGATGCTCATGGAGGCCCGCAGGCCCAGGTTCTTCAGGTACTCGATGTGGACCGGCGAGACGGCACGCAGGATGGAGAGGCTCAGGTCGAGCGGCTGCCGGGTGTCGGGATGAAGGGCGGGAACGAGCGCGGCGGTGGGACGGTGCACGTCCGGGATGAGCCGCAGCCAGTTGCGCAGATAGAGCTGCCGGGCCTGCCGGGGGATATCCGAGGCGGGGTAGTGCAGGCCCAGGAAGGCGTCGAGGGACGCCTCCCGTTCCTCGGCCACGATCGCGCCGTTGCCCTCCGGATCGAACTGGTAGATGAGCACCCGGTCGAAGCCGGTGAGCTGGCGCACCGCGCTCGCCGCGATCCGATAGAGTTCGTCGAGGCTCGTGGCGGCCTTGAGCCGCGCGAGCGCCTCACGGGCCTGATGGTAGGGCGCCACGAGCGCCGCCGCGTCGTCCTGCCGGGAGAAGGGCTCGAGTTCCAGGATGAGCGCCCCACCGCCGCGGTGGAGGATGGCGTCGAAGAGTCGCTCCCCGGTGGGGGTGCGCAGCACGAGTTCGCGCCGTACGGGCTCGGTGAGGCTCTGCCCATTCAGACACTCCAACAGCGGAGCGAGCTGATCTTCCCGGAGGAAGGAGCGCAGGGGTTGTCCGAGCAGCGCCCCGACCGGTATCCCGAGGAAGTCGGCGACGTTCTCGCTGACCTGCACGAGGCTCAACGCGGGTTCCCGAAGCACCAGGAGCACCCCATGTGCCTGAATGCGGCCAGGGATGTGGATGGGCTCCTTGTCGCAGTGGGTCAGATCGGCCAACTGCCCTGGTTGGGTGGCGTCCGTTCGCATGCCCCTCGTGTCTAGCAGGGTTGTTCACGCGGACTTGAGGAGTGGGCGCCAGCCAGCCCCCTCCCCGTACCTGAGTGAACGTCTACGCGCTGAATCGACGAATCCGGAACAAGCAGCCGGGGGATGAAACGTCCATCACGGAACGGGCTGGGGCACCGGCCGGACCGAACGCGCGGCGCGGCTCAGCGACAGGTGTAGCGCTGAATCGTCACGCCTTGTGGCATGCGATATGAACAAAAACCAAATTGCCTGAAAAACAGAAATATGAGAACAACTGGCCAACCACTACCTCATGGAGAACCATGAATCGATTCAAGCTGCTTTCAGCGCTGGGCCTGCTGGTCCTCGCGTGGTCTTCAACGGCCCAGGCACTGACCTATGGAGTGAATCTTCATCCAGCACACGTCCGCACGGTGGACCAGGCCAGACAGACGGCGCTGGTGCTGAGCCAGAGGAACATCCGCTCCGTCCGGTTGGACATCTCTCCCCAGTCGGACATCAACTGGCTCACCCAGGTCGTGACGGCTTTCAAGGAGCGCGGCATCCAGCTGGAAGCCATGCTGTACGATCCGAAGAACAACAGCTACACCTGTGGGACCCAGGCCACGGAACAGCAGGCCTATGATGCCACCCGGAACATCGTCAATCAGATGAAGCATCTGATCCGGGATTGGGAGCTCCAGAACGAGCGGCAACTGAGGATCGCACCCGGCTCGTCCGCCATGGATGCTTCACCGTACAACACCGACTGTGGCCGGCGCGAGGCCGCCGTCAACCGTGGGATGTCCCGAGCCATCAGGGATGTCCGGGCCAGCTCCGGGGTTCCCCTGCGGATCATCCTGGGGTTCATCGGCCGTGGCTATGGCTTCATCGACTTCATGGTCTCGCAAGGCGTGGAGTTCGATGTGCTGGGCTATCACATCTACCCCTGGCAGGAGCATCCGAGCCTCGATACGGACCCCTGGTTCGGCTCCGGCGGGCTGTTCGCCAACATGGCCCGCTTCAACAAGCCCGTGAGGATCAATGAGTTCAATTGCGCGGAAATCTACGCGGGAGATCCCAACACGCCCTATGGCAGCAGGACCCCGTACGAGAACCTCCCCGGCAAGCCGACGACCGAGGCCTGCTTCCGGGGCATCACGAAGCATCTGAACATCATCTTGTCCCAGACGAAGGTCACCCTCGAGTCGGTCTCCTTCTATGAGCTGCTGGATCAGCCGGAACTCCATTCGGTGTCCGAGAGCCGCTTCGGGCTGATGTATGACCTCGACACGCCCAAGGTCCACCTCTTCCTGGCCTCTGCCTTCGCAGGCGGAAGCCTCAGCGCGGCGGAGAGGACCACGATCACGAGCCGCGGGCTGCTGACCGATGCGCAGATCAACGCGAACCAGGCCGCGGCGGGTGGACAGCCACCTCCCGTGGTCGCCAGCTCGATGACCCACGCGGACTACGTGAAGTACCTCTACGAGATCCTCCTGGGGCGCGTGGCCGATGCTTCGGGAATGAGCACCTGGACCACCGCACTCGACAATGGCTCCAGGACCCGCGTTCAAGTGCAGGTCGCCTTCCTCAACTCCAACGAGTACCGCACCTACAGGCTCGCCACGGGGAACTACACCCCCGCGTCGACGATGGACGCGATGTCCAACACGTACTTCGTCACCTATGCGTACGCGGTCTTGTTGGGCAGGGATCCCGATGCCTCCGGGCTCGCCGCCTATGTGAACGCCCTGCAGACGGGCACGACGCGGGGCGACGTGGTGGAGGCCCTCGTCTCCAGCAACGAGTACAAGACGCGGCACGGGCTCTAGGCTCTCGCCGTCGCGTCCACGCCCGCCGGGTCTTCTCTCCCGGTGTGGCCACCTGGCCGCCTGCCCTCGCCCGCCGCACTCCAGGTGTCTGGCTGAGACTCGCGGCACGGGTCCACCCCACGCAGGCGCCACGCGCGGGCTTCTCCCACCGCTCGGTGAGTGAAAAGGGTTGGCGTCCTGGCGTAAGTGGTTGGCGTCCAGAAGCAAGCGCCCCACTCCTAACATGGGCCGTCCCATGCAGGTTTCTCGCGGCCCATGACAACTCGCAACCACGCGCTCGGCACGGGGGAAGGGTCCCCGTCTCGGAGGAGGCGGAGTGGACGTGGGGGGCCACGTTGCGCGACGATCTCCTCCCCTTCACGGACCCGTCCCCACGGACGGATCTTCCGCACGACAGCCATTGCCCAGGAGGTGCGGCCGTATGAGCGATTCCGAGGATGAGATGCCGATGCATGACGGACGCCAGCTTCCGCCGCCGTCCCTGGACGAATCCGAGAGGGCGTGGGAGGCCACCGTCGTCCGGGACGTCGTGGTGGGCCAGCGGATCGGCGAGTACGAGGTGCGCCGGCGCATTGGCAGCGGAGGAATGGGCGTCGTCTACGAGGGCGAGCACCCCATCATCGGCCGCAAGGTCGCCATCAAGCTCATCCGCCCCGACTCCTCCGAGGGCGCCCGCTCGCGAGACCTGATCGCGGAGGCGCGCGCCACCAGCGCCATCCGCCACCGCGGCATCATCGACATCTTCGGCTTCGGCACGCTCCCGGGGCTCGGCCAGTACCTCGTCATGGAGTACCTCACCGGGCGTCCGCTCGACGAGGTCCTCCATGACCGGGGACCGCTGCCACCCACCGAGGCCATCCCGCTCATCATCGAGGTGCTCGGCGCGCTGTCGGCCGCGCACGGCGTGGGCGTCATCCACCGCGACCTCAAGCCGGGCAACCTCTTCGTGGTGCAGGAGTCCAATGGCACCGAGTACATGAAGGTGCTCGACTTCGGTCTGGCCAAGCAGGCCGCGGCGCCCCACTCCGCCACGCCCCAGACCCGCGCGAGCATGATCGTGGGCACGCCGGACTACATGGCGCCAGAGCAGGCCTGTGGGCAGGAGGTGAGCCCGCGCACGGACCTGTACGCGGTGGGCATCATCCTGTTCGAGATGCTCACGGGACGGCTGCCCTTCCAGGCGGCGACGCCCATGCAGGTGGCCATCCACCAGGTGCAGACGCCGCCACCCGCGCCGTCGTCCTTCGTGCAAGGACTGCCGCCCGAACTCGACATGCTCGTCCTGCGCCTGCTGGCGAAGAAGCCCGAGCAGCGGCCGACCTCGGCGGAAGAGGTGGTGCGAGATCTGAAGTTCATCTCCCGCACGCTCGCCGCGGAGTCGACCCAGGTGGCCAGCCTTCCCCGGAGCGCGCCGGAGCCCGTCCCCGCGCCCCGTGCCCAGGTCCGACAAGGGGCCGCCCGGGCGGCGGCTCCGCGCTCTCCGAGCGGCAGGCGCTCGGGGCGCGTCGCCTCCGTGCCGGAGACGCGGGCCGCACCGAGGACCCTCTCGGGGTCGCGTCCGGCCGTCCCCGAGCCCTCGCCCACCGCGACCCGGCGGACCACCCCACCTCGTGACACGCGGGCCGTCGTGACCGACCGGATCGAGCGCGCACCGAGCCCTGGCTCACACACGCCGCGGCGGGTGGCGGTGGGCGTCGTCATGCTCTTCGTGGGCCTGGGAACGACCCTGTTCCTCCACACGCCAGAGGCCCCGGCGCCCGACGTTCCCAGACAGACGCGCCCTGTTCTCCCCCCCGCTCCCGAGCCCCTGGCCACGCCGTCCACCCAGCCCGCGACCACCCCCACCGCGGTGTCCATCCTCGGAGGGGGAGAGGCGCCCTCCTCGAGCCCGCCGAAGAGCAGCCCCGAATCCTCCCGGACGACCCGGAGCACCACGACCGCCGAGAAGAACCGCGCTCCTTCCGGAGAGGGAACCCTGACCCTGGTCAGTGAGTGCTGGGCCGAGGTGTACGTGGATGGCAGCTACATGGGGAAGATGCCCCCGCTGCACGACATGCTCCTGACCACGGGCAAGCATACGCTCGAGCTGCGCGACAATCCCGCCATCCAGAAGCGAAGCCAGGAGTTCAGTATTCGTTCGGGAAAGCAGACCACCCTCGAGGTCACCTGTCAGTTCGAGGACTAGAGCCCCCCTCCGTCAGGAGCCGTGTCTTTCCATGTCCCCACGTGCCTTTGTCCTGATGGTCCTCCTCGCTCCGCTGGCCGCGTGGTCGCAGCCGCGGGGCGTCGATTTCTACAAGCGTGGCCAGTACGAAAAGGCGATCGACAAGCTTCAGCGGGAAGCGGATGACCCGAGCTCCTCGCCGAAGGAGCAGGCGCTCGCGCGTGTCTACCTCGCCGCATCGATGCATGCGCTCGGCATGAAGGACGAGGCCCGCGCGCAACTCGAGGAGCTCGCGCGGCGCCACCCCGAGCAGCGGGTGGACACCAGGCGCTTTCCTCCTGACTTCGTGGAGCTGGCGGACCTGGCGCGGGGGAACGTGGAGGCCGAGCGGCTCCGGGCGGAAGCTCAAGCCCAGGAGACCGAGCAGCGGCGGAGCACGGCGGTGGCCGAGCCATCGCGGTCCGTCGAGGCGTGGCGCGAGAACGAGCCGCAATCCCCGCGGGCCGGATCGGACGCCTCCTTCCGGCTGCGTCCGGAGGTCTTCGGCTACGTGGACATGTTGGGCCAGGGCGCCCGGGGGTTTGGCGTGGGAGTCAGCCTGGGCTACGGGGGACTGGACTCCAGCGCGCGGCTGCTTCCAGGTCCCGATGGCCGGTGGGGGATCGGACTGGAGCTGGGCTACCTCCTGGGTAACGGGCTCATCCAGCCACGCATTGCCCTGCGCGGCACGCTGGTGACAGGCGTGGGCGTCGGTGGGGGCGGAACGGTGGGCGTGCGGGTGACGCCCTGGTCCCAGTTGACCTTCCTCGTGGACGTGGGCGTCGAGAAGCTCGCGGTGAGCGCGCCAGAGCGTTTCCGCAGTGTCCTCCTGACGGCCTCGGCCGGAGTGGGCGTCCCCCTGCTCTAGCCCTCCTCCCCTCGGCAGCAGCTCGCGTGGGGAGCGCCTCGCCGTCCGCTCGTCGCGGGACTCCGGGAGAAGCAGCGGCCGCAACC harbors:
- a CDS encoding serine/threonine-protein kinase, whose translation is MSDSEDEMPMHDGRQLPPPSLDESERAWEATVVRDVVVGQRIGEYEVRRRIGSGGMGVVYEGEHPIIGRKVAIKLIRPDSSEGARSRDLIAEARATSAIRHRGIIDIFGFGTLPGLGQYLVMEYLTGRPLDEVLHDRGPLPPTEAIPLIIEVLGALSAAHGVGVIHRDLKPGNLFVVQESNGTEYMKVLDFGLAKQAAAPHSATPQTRASMIVGTPDYMAPEQACGQEVSPRTDLYAVGIILFEMLTGRLPFQAATPMQVAIHQVQTPPPAPSSFVQGLPPELDMLVLRLLAKKPEQRPTSAEEVVRDLKFISRTLAAESTQVASLPRSAPEPVPAPRAQVRQGAARAAAPRSPSGRRSGRVASVPETRAAPRTLSGSRPAVPEPSPTATRRTTPPRDTRAVVTDRIERAPSPGSHTPRRVAVGVVMLFVGLGTTLFLHTPEAPAPDVPRQTRPVLPPAPEPLATPSTQPATTPTAVSILGGGEAPSSSPPKSSPESSRTTRSTTTAEKNRAPSGEGTLTLVSECWAEVYVDGSYMGKMPPLHDMLLTTGKHTLELRDNPAIQKRSQEFSIRSGKQTTLEVTCQFED
- a CDS encoding DUF4214 domain-containing protein, giving the protein MNRFKLLSALGLLVLAWSSTAQALTYGVNLHPAHVRTVDQARQTALVLSQRNIRSVRLDISPQSDINWLTQVVTAFKERGIQLEAMLYDPKNNSYTCGTQATEQQAYDATRNIVNQMKHLIRDWELQNERQLRIAPGSSAMDASPYNTDCGRREAAVNRGMSRAIRDVRASSGVPLRIILGFIGRGYGFIDFMVSQGVEFDVLGYHIYPWQEHPSLDTDPWFGSGGLFANMARFNKPVRINEFNCAEIYAGDPNTPYGSRTPYENLPGKPTTEACFRGITKHLNIILSQTKVTLESVSFYELLDQPELHSVSESRFGLMYDLDTPKVHLFLASAFAGGSLSAAERTTITSRGLLTDAQINANQAAAGGQPPPVVASSMTHADYVKYLYEILLGRVADASGMSTWTTALDNGSRTRVQVQVAFLNSNEYRTYRLATGNYTPASTMDAMSNTYFVTYAYAVLLGRDPDASGLAAYVNALQTGTTRGDVVEALVSSNEYKTRHGL
- a CDS encoding ATP-binding protein; the protein is MRTDATQPGQLADLTHCDKEPIHIPGRIQAHGVLLVLREPALSLVQVSENVADFLGIPVGALLGQPLRSFLREDQLAPLLECLNGQSLTEPVRRELVLRTPTGERLFDAILHRGGGALILELEPFSRQDDAAALVAPYHQAREALARLKAATSLDELYRIAASAVRQLTGFDRVLIYQFDPEGNGAIVAEEREASLDAFLGLHYPASDIPRQARQLYLRNWLRLIPDVHRPTAALVPALHPDTRQPLDLSLSILRAVSPVHIEYLKNLGLRASMSISLIRANQLWGLISCGNHQGPRHVPHDLRVACELVGQVLSLQISLHEEAELARQRMRLRWLTDQLTGQMAAAQDFRDGLLRHQPNLAELFESSGAALCFGGECSRLGRTPSEDELWALARWLDTNVRLPVFHTDALSRLFPAAERYKDMASGLLAIRVSRNQSHYALWFRPEVIQTVTWGGDPRKPVELDPDGPRLHPRKSFARWKQLVQDQSRPWLAQEIEAAHELRRAIMDADLKRQVLHEQEARAEAEEARRLLASLTEAIPQLVWSTDPLGNPDFYNSLWFEKTGCSLDAARGQGWAQVVHPEDRQRTLHAWLKATRTVRDFEIEHRFRMLDGSYRWQLSRALPVRGPDGQVTRWFGTSTDIDDQKRAEAERSRAILAREEILAMVSHDLKNPLGVILLSTALMRRSKLEGEQGEQLRGHLEKVQRAAERMNSLIRDILDLARIEAGHFIIEPVPHPPFALMDEAIEMLLPLATQKVLRLARHGGSESLGPVSCDRERILQVFSNLLGNAIKFTPEGGSVLVSAEPGEGTVRFSVKDTGPGIPAEQLPHLFDRYWQARDKARMGSGLGLFISRAIIAAHGGQIWADSTVGVGSTFSFTLPLAPPPHRPLGTGQPG
- a CDS encoding tetratricopeptide repeat protein, with translation MSPRAFVLMVLLAPLAAWSQPRGVDFYKRGQYEKAIDKLQREADDPSSSPKEQALARVYLAASMHALGMKDEARAQLEELARRHPEQRVDTRRFPPDFVELADLARGNVEAERLRAEAQAQETEQRRSTAVAEPSRSVEAWRENEPQSPRAGSDASFRLRPEVFGYVDMLGQGARGFGVGVSLGYGGLDSSARLLPGPDGRWGIGLELGYLLGNGLIQPRIALRGTLVTGVGVGGGGTVGVRVTPWSQLTFLVDVGVEKLAVSAPERFRSVLLTASAGVGVPLL